The Sulfitobacter sp. SK011 genome has a window encoding:
- the betC gene encoding choline-sulfatase has product MTRPNILVIQADQMTALCLSAYGKPYAITPNIDKLAANGTTFANSYCNNPVCGPSRASMMTGRLPSDVGVFDNGAEFLPSEPTYAHYLRKLGYKTTLSGKMHFVGPDQLHGFEERLTTDIYPSDFAWTMDWDKTDEAYAPSVMSLLSVVESGSCERNLQLDYDEEVFIAARKELYDHARSTDDRPFMLHVSFTQPHNPFVAGRKYWDMYEGRDIPEPEVPFIPYEERDPWSQRYFMTIRQDEFDITPEQLHNSRRAYFAMVTHIDELVGGLIETLESIGQLDNTYVFLISDHGEMLGERGMWFKFNPYEASLRVPMIMQGPGVKAGHREEALASLVDLMPTFTDIASGGSFDSYVAPHDGRSLLDRPERNGPDDRVFIESTGESLYGPAFIMIEGAKKLVYTRTDPKMFFDTEADPLELTNLADAPEHQAQIERMFAAMMERWDEADLEVRIRNSQKKRMFVHDAMKHGRFPTWDFGPDYDPGKVYVRGGTDPSTTATKQRGRFPYVPVTPPQFPRDAKK; this is encoded by the coding sequence ATGACACGCCCCAACATCCTCGTAATTCAAGCCGACCAGATGACCGCACTTTGCCTTTCCGCTTACGGCAAGCCCTATGCGATCACACCGAACATCGACAAATTGGCTGCGAATGGGACGACCTTTGCCAACAGCTATTGCAACAACCCGGTCTGCGGCCCCTCGCGCGCCTCGATGATGACCGGGCGGCTGCCCTCGGATGTCGGCGTTTTCGACAACGGGGCCGAGTTTCTGCCGTCTGAACCGACCTATGCCCATTACCTGCGGAAACTTGGCTACAAGACAACGCTTTCGGGCAAGATGCATTTTGTCGGGCCGGACCAACTGCACGGGTTCGAGGAACGCCTGACCACCGATATCTATCCGTCCGATTTTGCCTGGACGATGGACTGGGACAAAACGGATGAGGCCTATGCCCCCTCGGTCATGAGCCTGCTCAGCGTGGTTGAATCCGGTTCTTGCGAACGGAACCTGCAACTGGACTACGACGAAGAGGTGTTCATCGCAGCCCGTAAAGAGCTTTATGATCACGCGCGATCCACCGACGACCGCCCGTTCATGCTGCACGTCTCATTCACACAACCGCACAATCCGTTCGTCGCAGGCCGCAAATACTGGGACATGTACGAAGGCCGTGACATCCCCGAACCCGAAGTGCCCTTTATCCCCTACGAGGAGCGGGACCCCTGGTCGCAGCGCTATTTCATGACCATCCGGCAGGACGAATTCGACATCACACCGGAACAGCTGCACAATTCACGCCGCGCCTATTTCGCCATGGTTACCCATATTGACGAACTCGTCGGCGGGCTGATCGAAACGCTGGAAAGCATTGGGCAATTGGACAATACGTATGTTTTCCTGATCTCGGATCACGGCGAAATGCTGGGTGAACGTGGCATGTGGTTCAAATTCAATCCCTATGAGGCCTCGCTACGTGTGCCGATGATCATGCAAGGCCCCGGCGTCAAGGCCGGTCATCGCGAGGAGGCGCTGGCCTCGCTCGTTGATCTGATGCCGACATTCACCGATATCGCCAGCGGCGGCAGCTTCGATAGTTATGTCGCGCCTCACGATGGACGCAGCCTGCTGGACCGACCGGAACGCAACGGCCCTGATGACCGCGTTTTCATCGAATCCACCGGCGAAAGCCTTTATGGCCCTGCGTTCATCATGATCGAAGGGGCGAAAAAACTGGTCTACACGCGTACCGATCCCAAGATGTTCTTTGACACGGAAGCTGACCCACTGGAGCTGACCAACCTTGCGGACGCGCCTGAGCATCAAGCTCAGATCGAACGCATGTTCGCTGCCATGATGGAGCGGTGGGACGAGGCGGACCTGGAAGTGCGGATACGCAACTCGCAGAAAAAACGCATGTTCGTTCATGACGCCATGAAGCACGGCCGCTTCCCGACCTGGGACTTCGGACCCGATTATGATCCCGGCAAAGTTTATGTCCGTGGCGGCACCGACCCCAGCACAACCGCAACCAAGCAACGCGGACGTTTCCCTTATGTGCCAGTCACACCGCCGCAGTTTCCCCGCGACGCGAAGAAGTGA
- a CDS encoding TAXI family TRAP transporter solute-binding subunit, which translates to MKYTLRNTLLAAATVLAPVAAHAEFLSIGSCPVGCTAYTWSAGIADVINKNVDGIEATAEETKGYVANIKLLQDGEIEASMATSLSSYEAWAATGPYEGTEPGKILSWMSIAPVGMHIIALEGGPINSVEDLKGKRVGMGQPGGVSMLDANALMGMVAGEDFEAFRVRLGDMVDMLSDGNIDAALWNGSFPLPPVIKLSAQRDMKLIPISDAFFADLNAKYPPYFRLTIPGGTYEDVPGETPSYGLANGLVISADVSEDRVYEMTKAIFENLDMLAGVHPAFGRVSKETVLNGFGAPLHPGALKYYREIGVPGIEEFVTRTSG; encoded by the coding sequence ATGAAATATACGCTTAGAAACACCCTGCTTGCGGCGGCCACAGTTCTTGCACCGGTCGCGGCCCACGCCGAATTCCTGTCCATCGGGTCCTGCCCGGTCGGCTGTACGGCCTACACGTGGTCGGCTGGCATCGCCGATGTCATCAACAAGAACGTCGACGGCATTGAAGCCACGGCGGAGGAGACCAAAGGCTACGTCGCCAACATCAAACTACTGCAGGATGGTGAGATCGAGGCGTCGATGGCAACCTCGCTGTCCTCTTACGAAGCTTGGGCGGCGACGGGGCCATATGAAGGCACCGAGCCCGGCAAGATCCTGTCCTGGATGTCCATCGCACCGGTTGGAATGCATATCATCGCCCTAGAAGGCGGCCCGATCAATTCGGTCGAGGATCTGAAAGGCAAGCGGGTCGGCATGGGTCAGCCAGGTGGTGTGTCGATGCTGGACGCAAATGCGCTGATGGGTATGGTCGCGGGCGAGGACTTCGAAGCCTTCCGCGTGCGTCTTGGCGACATGGTGGACATGCTGAGCGACGGCAACATCGACGCGGCGCTTTGGAACGGCTCTTTCCCGCTGCCGCCGGTAATCAAACTGTCCGCGCAGCGCGACATGAAGCTGATCCCGATCTCCGACGCGTTTTTCGCCGATCTCAACGCCAAGTATCCACCCTATTTCCGGCTCACAATCCCCGGTGGCACCTATGAAGACGTGCCGGGTGAAACGCCCAGCTACGGACTTGCCAACGGGTTGGTGATCTCGGCGGATGTGTCCGAGGATCGCGTTTACGAGATGACCAAGGCGATTTTTGAAAACCTCGACATGTTGGCCGGCGTGCATCCTGCCTTTGGCCGGGTGTCAAAGGAAACTGTCTTGAACGGGTTTGGTGCCCCACTGCACCCCGGCGCGCTGAAATACTACCGTGAGATCGGTGTGCCCGGCATCGAGGAATTCGTGACCCGCACCAGCGGATAA